Proteins encoded together in one Calonectris borealis chromosome W, bCalBor7.hap1.2, whole genome shotgun sequence window:
- the LOC142074693 gene encoding serine/threonine-protein kinase PLK2-like yields MELLRTIAYPPGGGVKGCESELGRAAGGESRRKKTEEQPYQYSHPAAEVSRIITDPTTGKRYCCGKVLGKGGFAKCYEMTDLTTNKVYAAKIIPHSRVAKPHQREKIDKEIELHRMLNHRHVVQFYHYFEDRENIYILLEYCSRRSMAHILKARKILTEPEVRYYLRQIVSGLKYLHEQEILHRDLKLGNFFINENMELKLGDFGLAARLEPLEHRRRTICGTPNYLSPEVLNKQGHGCESDIWALGCVMYTMLLGRPPFETTNLKETYRCIREARYSLPSSLLAPAKHLIASMLSKNPEDRPSLDEIIQHEFFLRGFTPDRLSASCCHTVPDFHLASPAKNFFKKAAAALFGGKKDKARYFDTHNRLAKEDEEIYKLRHDLKKTLITQQPHKHRTDEEIQPLITTVAKLGALPETKQVGDSIRMLVRGTLGSCSSSSECLEDSTMGSVADTVARVLRGCLENMSEADSIPKEQLTASFQWVTKWVDYSNKYGFGYQLSDHTVGVLFNNGAHMSLLPDKKTVHYYAELGQCSVFSATEAPEQLVSQVTVLKYFSHYMEENLMDGGDLPSLTDVRRPRLYLLQWLKSDKALMMLFNDGTFQVNFYHDHTKIIICNQSEEYLLTYINEERISTMFRLTTLLVSGCSLELKHRMEYALNMLLQRCN; encoded by the exons ATGGAGCTGCTGCGGACTATTGCCTACCCGCCGGGCGGCGGTGTCAAGGGCTGCGAGTCGGAGCTAGGTAGAGCTGCCGGAGGTGAGTCGCGGAGGAAGAAGACGGAGGAGCAGCCGTACCAGTACTCTCACCCCGCCGCCGAGGTCTCCCGAATTATAACCGACCCCACGACGGGGAAGCGCTACTGCTGCGGCAAGGTGCTCGGAAAG GGTGGATTTGCCAAGTGTTATGAGATGACAGATTTGACAACAAATAAAGTTTATGCTGCAAAAATCATTCCTCACAGCAGAGTAGCAAAACCTCATCAAAGGGAAAAG attgataaagagattgaactgCACAGAATGCTTAATCATAGACATGTTGTACAGTTTTACCACTATTTTGAAGACAGAGAGAATATTTACATTCTTCTGGAGTACTGCAGTAGAAGG tcAATGGCTCACATCTTAAAAGCAAGGAAGATATTGACAGAACCAGAAGTACGATACTACCTCAGGCAAATTGTGTCAGGGCTAAAGTATCTTCATGAACAGGAAATATTGCATAGGGATCTTAAACTAG GTAACTTCTTTATTAATGAGAACATGGAACTGAAACTGGGTGACTTTGGCTTGGCAGCTAGGCTGGAACCACTGGAGCACAGGAGGAG AACAATATGTGGCACGCCAAATTACCTCTCTCCAGAAGTCCTCAACAAACAAGGGCATGGCTGTGAATCTGATATCTGGGCCTTAGGCTGTGTAAT GTATACAATGCTGTTGGGAAGACCCCCATTTGAGACCACAAATCTTAAAGAAACGTACAGATGCATAAGGGAAGCAAGATACAGCCTGCCTTCATCTCTCTTGGCACCTGCGAAACACTTAATAGCTAGCATGTTGTCAAAAAATCCTGAAGACCGTCCCAGTTTAGATGAAATAATTCAACATGAATTTTTCTTACGG GGCTTTACACCTGACAGACTTTCTGCTAGCTGTTGTCACACTGTTCCTGATTTCCATTTGgcaagccctgctaaaaatttcttcaaaaaagcagctgctgctctctTTGGTGGTAAAAAGGATAAAGCCAGATACTTCGACACACACA ACAGACTAGctaaagaagatgaagaaatctACAAGCTCAGGCATGATTTGAAGAAGACATTGATaacccagcagccccacaaacacaGAACAGATGAG GAGATCCAGCCTCTTATCACAACAGTAGCCAAGCTGGGAGCATTACCAGAAACTAAGCAGGTTGGAGACTCTATTCGGATGTTAGTCAGAGGAACTTTGGGAAGCTGCAGCAGTAGCAGTGAAT GCCTGGAAGACAGTACCATGGGAAGTGTTGCTGATACAGTAGCAAGGGTATTGAGAGGATGTCTGGAGAACATGTCAGAAGCAGACAGCATTCCCAAAGAACAGCTGACAGCATCCTTCCAGTGGGTTACAAAATGGGTGGACTATTCTAACAAGTATGGCTTTGGGTACCAGCTGTCAGATCACACTGTTGGTGTCCTTTTCAATAATGGGGCGCATATGAGCCTTCTGCCAGACAAAAA GACAGTCCACTACTATGCTGAGCTAGGCCAGTGCTCTGTCTTCTCAGCCACAGAGGCTCCTGAACAGTTAGTTAGCCAAGTAACTGTACTGAAGTATTTCTCTCACTACATGGAAGAGAACCTCATGGAT GGAGGCGATCTGCCTAGCCTAACAGATGTACGCAGGCCCAGGCTTTACCTCTTACAGTGGCTTAAATCTGATAAAGCGTTAATGATGCTCTTCAATGATGGCACATTTCAA GTGAACTTCTATCATGATCACACAAAAATCATCATTTGCAATCAGAGTGAGGAGTATCTCCTTACCTACATCAATGAAGAGAGGATATCCACAATGTTTCGTCTGACAACTCTTCTGGTTTCTGGATGCTCGTTGGAACTAAAACACAGAATGGAATATGCTCTAAACATGCTGCTGCAGCGATGTAACTGA